The Acidimicrobiales bacterium genome contains a region encoding:
- a CDS encoding urease subunit beta, translated as MIPGEIVVGEGPVVINAGRPVLTLVVANTGDRPVQVGSHYHFAEANPALSFDREAAWGHRLAVPAGTAVRFEPGIEREVDLVPLSGHRIVPGLRGEAAGQLD; from the coding sequence GTGATCCCGGGCGAGATCGTCGTGGGGGAGGGGCCGGTGGTGATCAACGCCGGGCGACCGGTGCTGACGTTGGTGGTGGCCAACACGGGCGACCGGCCGGTGCAGGTGGGGTCGCACTACCACTTCGCCGAGGCGAACCCGGCCCTGTCGTTCGACCGGGAGGCCGCCTGGGGCCACCGCCTGGCCGTCCCCGCCGGCACCGCCGTCCGCTTCGAGCCCGGCATCGAGCGGGAGGTCGACCTGGTGCCGCTCTCGGGACACAGGATCGTCCCCGGCCTCCGCGGCGAGGCTGCCGGCCAACTCGACTGA
- a CDS encoding urease subunit gamma — protein MRLTPHEQERLLVHVAGQLAEARRARGLRLNYPEAVALLTCFVLEGARDGRTVVDLMEAGRKVLTRDDVMEGVPEMLDELQAEATFPDGTKLVTIHQPIP, from the coding sequence ATGCGGCTGACCCCTCACGAGCAGGAGCGACTGCTGGTCCACGTGGCCGGCCAGCTGGCCGAGGCCCGCCGGGCCCGGGGGTTGCGGCTCAACTACCCCGAGGCGGTGGCGCTGCTCACGTGCTTCGTGCTGGAGGGCGCGCGGGACGGCCGCACGGTGGTCGACCTGATGGAGGCGGGCCGCAAGGTGCTCACCCGTGACGACGTGATGGAGGGAGTCCCCGAGATGCTCGACGAGCTGCAGGCGGAGGCGACGTTCCCCGACGGCACGAAGCTGGTGACGATCCACCAGCCGATCCCGTGA